The Candidatus Arthromitus sp. SFB-mouse-Japan genome includes a region encoding these proteins:
- a CDS encoding Lrp/AsnC ligand binding domain-containing protein, which yields MNSQVFNNLDKLDLDILGILIKDCKTPYLEIARMCHVSGGTIHVRMKKMEDMGILLGYNLSLDLTKLGFDICCFVAIYTDSTSYIQDVINDLQNINEITELHVTTGDFEILTKVICKNIEHLQDMLVNKINKIKGINRTNTFISLIQKINRNVLLG from the coding sequence TTGAACTCGCAAGTTTTTAACAATTTAGACAAATTGGATTTAGATATACTCGGTATACTTATCAAAGATTGTAAAACTCCATATCTTGAGATAGCTAGAATGTGCCATGTTAGTGGTGGAACCATCCATGTTAGAATGAAAAAAATGGAAGATATGGGTATACTGCTTGGATATAATTTATCATTAGATTTAACAAAACTTGGTTTCGATATATGTTGTTTCGTTGCTATATACACAGATAGTACATCATATATCCAAGATGTAATAAATGATCTCCAAAATATAAATGAAATTACAGAGCTCCATGTAACTACAGGAGATTTTGAAATCCTCACAAAAGTAATTTGTAAAAATATTGAACACCTACAAGACATGCTTGTAAATAAAATTAATAAGATTAAAGGAATTAACCGAACAAATACATTTATATCATTAATCCAAAAAATTAATAGGAATGTACTTTTAGGTTAA
- a CDS encoding DUF378 domain-containing protein produces the protein MSKFLDSILLSIVLIGALNLGSIGLLQFDFISYLFGNFTFATRLIFCLIGLFAMYSIKFIFEIFKR, from the coding sequence ATGAGTAAGTTCCTAGATAGTATACTACTGTCAATCGTATTAATTGGTGCTCTTAACTTAGGATCCATAGGATTATTACAATTTGATTTTATTTCTTATTTGTTTGGAAATTTTACATTTGCTACAAGATTAATTTTTTGCTTAATTGGCTTATTTGCTATGTACTCTATAAAATTTATTTTTGAAATATTTAAAAGGTAA
- a CDS encoding lysophospholipid acyltransferase family protein gives MYKILFYWTAYVKYYIFMTLNLRSFKKSKKYNDSEKFTKLFTKSCKLFSEIFYKSAKIDFDIIGQDKINLNETYLVVSNHLGIADIATVIKSFPKPICFVSKIELSRVPIFSEWLRTAGSIFIDRNNNRSSIIELNRGIEVLKSGTSMCVFPEGKRNNTGRIEEFKKGSFKLAFKSGVKILPMVLYGTREIYEDNNNMIRDGNVKVRILDPIDIHSLDSDELRNLHVIVRDRMNEVYKQLK, from the coding sequence TTGTATAAAATACTTTTTTATTGGACTGCTTATGTGAAATATTATATTTTTATGACTTTAAATTTAAGGAGTTTTAAGAAGTCTAAAAAGTACAATGATAGTGAAAAATTTACTAAGTTATTTACAAAATCCTGTAAATTATTTTCAGAAATATTTTATAAAAGTGCGAAAATAGATTTTGATATTATTGGACAAGATAAAATTAACTTAAATGAAACGTATTTAGTTGTTTCGAATCATTTAGGAATAGCAGATATTGCAACTGTAATAAAATCTTTTCCTAAGCCAATTTGTTTTGTTTCAAAAATTGAATTATCAAGAGTTCCAATATTTAGTGAGTGGTTGAGGACTGCTGGATCTATCTTTATTGATAGAAATAATAATAGGTCTTCTATAATTGAGTTAAATAGGGGAATTGAAGTATTAAAAAGTGGAACCAGTATGTGTGTGTTTCCAGAAGGAAAGAGGAATAATACAGGACGAATTGAGGAATTTAAAAAAGGTAGTTTTAAACTTGCTTTTAAATCTGGGGTAAAAATTCTTCCGATGGTGTTGTATGGTACTAGGGAGATTTATGAAGATAATAATAATATGATTAGAGATGGAAACGTAAAAGTTCGTATACTAGATCCTATAGACATACACTCTTTAGATTCTGATGAACTTAGAAATTTACATGTTATAGTTCGTGATAGAATGAATGAGGTATATAAGCAGCTTAAATAA
- a CDS encoding ComEC/Rec2 family competence protein produces the protein MKKIKKFLLFILLLFLISCSNKNTKDSFNLFFFDVNQGDSSLINYKNVSILIDTGEKEFIDNIIDIIKSKNIKTLDYVILTHDHSDHSSGFPKIYKNFKINNIILPEILKDETFNEVKSLIKGSETKLLYINKPTTLTIKDDFTIKFLRDFSKPIEEFNDSSLVFQASVKNFDVLYTGDIEENGQLDILNMNIESEILKVPHHGAYNNDKNNVKKFIEKVNPYISIISVGNNSYGHPNKNTLNILNDINSKILRTDELGTIIINCDLKNNTLSINTII, from the coding sequence ATGAAAAAGATAAAAAAATTCTTACTCTTTATACTACTTCTTTTTCTTATTTCATGTTCAAATAAAAATACAAAAGACTCCTTCAATCTCTTCTTTTTCGATGTTAATCAAGGAGATTCTAGTTTAATCAACTATAAAAATGTATCAATTTTAATTGATACAGGAGAAAAAGAATTTATTGATAATATTATAGACATTATCAAATCTAAGAATATCAAAACGCTTGATTATGTAATACTCACACATGATCATTCTGATCATTCATCTGGATTCCCTAAAATTTACAAAAATTTTAAAATAAATAATATAATCTTACCTGAAATTCTTAAAGATGAAACTTTTAATGAAGTTAAATCTTTAATAAAAGGTTCCGAAACTAAATTATTATACATTAACAAACCAACCACACTAACCATAAAAGATGATTTTACTATCAAATTCCTACGTGATTTTTCCAAACCTATAGAAGAATTCAACGATTCATCCCTTGTATTCCAAGCTTCAGTCAAAAATTTTGATGTTTTATACACTGGTGATATTGAAGAGAATGGACAACTTGATATTTTGAACATGAACATAGAAAGTGAAATATTGAAGGTACCTCATCATGGAGCCTATAATAATGATAAAAATAATGTCAAAAAATTTATTGAAAAAGTTAATCCTTATATATCTATCATTAGCGTTGGAAATAATTCATATGGACATCCCAATAAAAACACTCTAAATATCTTAAATGATATAAATTCTAAAATATTAAGAACAGATGAACTTGGAACTATTATTATAAACTGTGATCTTAAAAATAATACACTAAGCATAAATACAATTATTTAG
- the gltX gene encoding glutamate--tRNA ligase, whose amino-acid sequence MVRTRFAPSPTGYMHIGNLRTALYTYLIAKKENGKFILRIEDTDTERLVEGAIEIILNVLKDTGLNYDEGPDVPGNYGPYIQSERKHLYEEYAEKLVKDGHAYYCFCTNDRLSKLREESSKKNEIFKYDKHCLHLTNEEIKENLSKKIPYVIRQNNPTHGVTTFNDILYGEISVPNYELEDMILLKTDKMPTYNFANVIDDHLMEITHIVRGKEYLSSAPKYQRLYEAFSWKVPTYIHCPHIMKNETEKLSKRNGDASYNDLISKGYLSVAILNYIALLGWSPENNEEFFTLDELIDNFNYKNISKSSSIFDIKKLTWMNSEYIKKMNKDKFYNIATKYLKNLPPQIDKKLLCEMIQNRIEILSQIPEMIDFLIHIPDYDLSIFEHKKMKTTIETSKNILKDVLPIFRNTNDYSIENLNSLINNYIKDNSYKNGFVLWPIRCALSGKNSSPGGATELAYLLKKEETLNRLENAINKLS is encoded by the coding sequence ATGGTAAGAACACGTTTTGCTCCAAGCCCTACTGGATATATGCACATCGGAAATCTAAGAACGGCTTTATATACATATTTGATTGCTAAAAAAGAAAATGGTAAATTCATTTTAAGAATTGAAGATACAGATACCGAAAGACTTGTTGAAGGAGCAATCGAAATAATTCTTAATGTTTTAAAAGATACCGGTCTTAATTACGACGAAGGACCTGATGTCCCAGGTAATTATGGACCTTATATACAAAGTGAACGTAAACATTTATACGAAGAATATGCTGAAAAATTGGTAAAAGATGGCCATGCTTATTATTGTTTCTGCACAAATGATAGACTATCAAAATTAAGAGAAGAATCAAGTAAAAAAAATGAAATATTTAAATATGATAAACATTGTCTCCATTTAACTAATGAAGAAATTAAAGAAAATCTATCCAAAAAAATTCCTTATGTAATAAGACAAAATAACCCAACTCATGGTGTTACTACATTCAACGATATTTTGTACGGTGAAATTAGTGTTCCAAACTACGAACTTGAAGATATGATACTTCTTAAAACTGATAAAATGCCAACGTATAACTTTGCAAATGTAATTGATGATCACTTAATGGAAATTACACACATAGTTAGAGGAAAAGAATATCTTTCATCTGCACCAAAATACCAAAGACTTTATGAAGCATTTTCTTGGAAAGTACCAACATACATACATTGTCCTCATATCATGAAGAATGAAACAGAAAAACTTTCAAAAAGAAATGGAGATGCCTCATACAATGATTTAATATCCAAAGGATATTTAAGTGTGGCAATACTAAATTATATTGCTCTGCTTGGATGGAGTCCTGAAAATAATGAAGAATTTTTCACTCTAGATGAACTTATCGATAATTTCAATTATAAAAACATATCAAAATCATCATCAATATTTGATATTAAAAAACTTACTTGGATGAATTCTGAATACATCAAAAAAATGAATAAAGATAAATTTTATAATATAGCAACTAAATATTTAAAAAATCTTCCTCCTCAAATAGATAAAAAACTACTGTGTGAAATGATTCAAAATAGAATTGAAATATTATCCCAAATTCCTGAAATGATAGACTTTTTAATACATATTCCAGATTATGATTTAAGCATTTTTGAACATAAAAAGATGAAAACTACTATTGAAACATCTAAAAATATTTTAAAAGACGTACTTCCTATTTTTAGAAATACAAATGATTATTCTATAGAAAATTTAAATTCACTAATCAATAACTATATAAAAGATAATTCTTATAAAAATGGTTTTGTATTATGGCCAATAAGATGTGCATTATCTGGTAAAAATTCAAGTCCTGGTGGTGCTACAGAGCTTGCCTACCTACTTAAAAAGGAAGAAACATTAAATAGACTAGAAAATGCAATAAACAAATTATCATGA
- a CDS encoding ribonuclease H-like domain-containing protein, protein MRILEQYCDVEEFDIDSVLNGDVDIEVYKHAIYFDLEHYVYKKPICIGVFGCCYYDDDLKKLKVTQYMIENKYEIHTLLLLAKDYFKKMYLEFSKKYIITFSGNNDFTVINYLFNQYNVDFDIKNYFEEIDLQKEFSKISNNKDNIGLKNLEKIAGIDRKNELMSGVTIAKTFAKIVKDYDYINRIPEDKVKKILNYNLDDVVNLFYIYVRWKKIEKYILDIKEDLQDDL, encoded by the coding sequence ATGAGGATATTGGAGCAGTATTGCGATGTTGAGGAATTTGACATAGATAGTGTTTTGAATGGAGATGTAGATATTGAGGTGTATAAACATGCTATTTATTTTGATTTGGAACACTATGTGTATAAGAAACCTATTTGTATAGGAGTTTTTGGGTGTTGCTATTATGATGATGACCTTAAGAAATTGAAGGTTACTCAGTATATGATAGAAAACAAATATGAAATACATACTTTGCTTTTGCTGGCAAAAGATTATTTTAAGAAGATGTATTTAGAATTTAGTAAAAAATATATTATAACGTTTTCTGGAAATAATGATTTTACTGTTATAAATTATCTTTTTAATCAGTATAATGTGGATTTTGATATAAAGAATTATTTTGAAGAGATTGATTTACAGAAGGAATTTTCTAAAATTTCAAATAATAAAGATAACATAGGTCTTAAAAATTTAGAAAAGATAGCTGGTATTGATAGAAAAAATGAACTTATGAGTGGAGTTACTATTGCTAAGACATTTGCAAAGATTGTCAAAGATTATGATTATATAAATAGGATACCAGAAGATAAGGTTAAAAAGATATTAAACTATAATTTAGATGATGTAGTTAATTTGTTTTATATATACGTTAGATGGAAAAAGATTGAAAAATATATTTTAGATATTAAAGAGGACTTACAAGATGATTTGTAA
- a CDS encoding FeoA family protein has product MKNFNKILVGESYKIEDILCDTPIKKRLNSLGILKNSSIVIYEKIPLGGPIIINVNGCNIALEKKIFNTLILNKHIGE; this is encoded by the coding sequence ATGAAAAATTTTAATAAAATATTAGTTGGTGAATCATATAAAATTGAAGATATATTATGCGATACTCCTATAAAAAAACGTCTTAATTCACTCGGTATATTAAAAAACTCCTCTATCGTTATATACGAGAAAATACCATTAGGTGGCCCTATAATAATTAATGTTAATGGATGCAACATAGCATTAGAAAAAAAAATATTCAATACTCTAATTCTTAATAAACATATAGGAGAATAA
- the feoB gene encoding ferrous iron transporter B: MKCSLIGNPNVGKTTIFNILTRSNQKIGNYPGVTVQKKVGKIKDNIELIDLPGIYSLDSLSIEEKISLEYLKTEKPDLIINVIDSSNLYRNLFLTLQLKSFNIPMILVLNMIDIAEKNNIIIDTNKLSLQFNCKIFAINGNKKSSTKSLKNFIENYQPINIKNDEINKDESYDKIYEEIDSILKSCLKNNKYIGKNKSEYIDKIILNKYLSLPILIIIFYLVFKITFSWVGGPLSDIFSNLISNKFIPTIENLLLSSSNLTKSFILDGIISAVSTIISFLPIILSMFICLTFLESCGYIARSAVLLDRFMGIFGLSGKAFLPMLMSFGCTVPAIMATRTFENDNDRKTSIFLLPLISCSARLPVFLLFTNIFFKEHREIVILFLYVLSIILAIIIGLIMKSFSKKNYSGEVFILELPNYKLPSLSYIFKESLNKISSFFKKIGTLILSISIIIWFLSNFNIYGFCSVEDSFLYSIGTYISKIFTPLGFGFWQAAVSLITGLMAKEFIISSMGVAFGLNLHEILPTFFSVQSSISFLVFVLLYTPCISVLSTVKHEYGMKLTIILTIYQFLLAYSVSFFVFNIINLFW; this comes from the coding sequence ATGAAATGTTCTTTGATCGGAAATCCAAATGTTGGTAAAACAACTATATTTAATATATTAACAAGATCAAATCAAAAAATTGGTAACTATCCTGGTGTAACAGTTCAAAAAAAGGTGGGTAAAATAAAAGATAATATAGAATTAATAGATCTTCCTGGCATATATTCTTTAGACTCACTTTCGATTGAAGAAAAAATATCACTTGAATATCTAAAAACCGAAAAACCCGATTTAATTATAAATGTTATCGACTCATCAAATTTATATAGAAATTTATTTTTAACCCTACAATTAAAAAGTTTTAATATTCCTATGATATTAGTTCTTAACATGATTGATATTGCAGAGAAAAATAATATAATAATAGACACTAATAAGCTATCCCTACAATTTAATTGTAAAATATTTGCTATTAATGGAAATAAAAAAAGTAGCACAAAATCTCTTAAAAATTTTATTGAAAATTATCAACCTATAAATATTAAAAACGACGAAATCAATAAAGATGAATCATATGATAAAATTTATGAAGAAATAGATTCAATTTTAAAATCCTGTCTTAAAAACAATAAATATATAGGAAAAAATAAATCCGAATATATAGATAAAATCATTTTAAACAAGTATTTATCATTACCAATACTTATCATAATTTTCTATTTAGTATTTAAAATAACCTTCTCTTGGGTTGGCGGACCTTTATCAGATATATTTTCTAATTTGATATCAAATAAATTTATTCCAACAATTGAAAATTTACTATTATCTTCATCAAACCTAACTAAATCATTTATATTAGATGGTATTATAAGTGCAGTTTCTACTATTATATCTTTTCTTCCAATAATACTATCAATGTTTATATGTTTAACATTTTTAGAAAGTTGTGGTTATATAGCAAGATCTGCAGTTTTATTAGATCGATTTATGGGTATATTCGGACTATCTGGTAAAGCATTTTTACCTATGCTTATGAGTTTCGGATGTACTGTTCCTGCTATAATGGCAACTCGTACATTTGAAAATGACAACGATAGAAAAACTTCTATATTTCTATTACCTCTCATAAGTTGTAGTGCACGACTGCCTGTTTTCTTATTATTCACAAACATATTTTTTAAAGAACATAGAGAGATTGTAATATTGTTCCTATATGTACTAAGCATTATTCTTGCTATAATTATTGGTCTCATAATGAAATCATTTTCTAAAAAGAATTATTCAGGAGAAGTTTTTATTTTAGAACTTCCGAATTATAAACTTCCCTCCCTATCGTATATTTTTAAAGAATCTCTAAATAAAATTTCTTCATTCTTTAAAAAAATAGGTACCCTTATACTATCAATATCAATAATAATTTGGTTTTTATCTAATTTTAATATTTATGGATTTTGTTCTGTTGAAGATAGTTTCTTATACTCTATAGGTACATATATTTCAAAAATATTTACCCCACTAGGATTTGGTTTTTGGCAAGCAGCCGTGTCACTAATAACTGGATTAATGGCAAAAGAATTTATAATAAGTTCTATGGGAGTTGCATTCGGATTAAATTTACATGAAATCCTTCCAACATTTTTCAGTGTACAATCATCAATATCTTTCTTAGTTTTCGTACTATTATATACACCTTGTATTTCTGTATTGTCTACAGTAAAACATGAATATGGAATGAAACTTACAATTATATTAACAATATATCAATTCCTATTAGCATACTCCGTATCATTTTTTGTATTTAATATTATAAATTTATTTTGGTGA